The sequence ATCCAGATTGACTGTATCGGCCACGCCAGGATACTGATATAGCTCGCGCAAATAGCCACGCAAATTGGCATAGTCCTCTATCCGCTGCAAATTACATTTGAAATGTCCGACATACACCGCATCAAAACGTATCAGTGTGGTAAATAGCCGCCAATCCGCTTCGGTAATTTGCTCCCCTGCGAGATAACGGTTACTGGCCAGGTGCCGGTCCAGTTTATCCAGCTCTGCAAACAATGCTGTCACTGCCTCTTCATAGGCCTGCTGAGTCGTCGCAAAGCCGGCCTTGTAGACCCCATTATTAACCTTGTCGTACACCCTTTGGTTAATATCATCTATTCCGGATGCCAGTTGTGCGGGATAAAAATCCAGGGTGTTGCCGGTCAGATCATTAAAGGCATGGTTAAAAATCCGAATAATCTCTGCCGATTCATTGTTTACAATACTTTGACTGTGTTTATCCCATAGCACCGGCACCGTGACCCTGCCGCTATATTGAGGATCCGCTTTGGTATATAACTGATGCATATAATCCAGAGAATAGAGATGATCCTCTGTGGCACCGGGATAGCCATCAAACTCCCAGCCATTTTCAAGCATGTCCGGGCTGACAACAGATACCGAAATATGCGGCTCAAGGCCTTTGAGCTTGCGGAATATCAGTGTACGGTGGGCCCATGGGCAAGCCAGTGACACATATAAATGATAACGGCCAGACTCGGGTTTGTACTCACTGCCCGGCTCATTTGAAATCGTATTTCTGAAGCGCGATGACTCCCGTTCAAAACGCCCGCCGGATTTCCTGGTGTCGTACCATTTGTCCTGCCATTTACCTTCTACCAATAATCCCATCTGTAGACTCCTGATATTTCTGATTGATGGGTACTATTTAACCAGTCAATTATGTTGTTAAAAAGTGCAATAAAGTCACACAACCTTTCTATTTTTATGAAAGCTTGTCGATTACTGCCCTGGCGATAGGTATCGCAGAGGTCGCCGCCGGTGAGGGCGCGTTACCCAGATGCAAGGTACATTCTGTTTGTATAAACTTAAAATCATGCAGCAATTCCCCCTTATCAGTGACGGCCTGGGCACGCACGCCACTTCTGTATGGAAGCAGGTCTGCTCTGCGAATTTGCGGACAATATGCCTGTACCCTGCGCAGGTATGCACCTTTATTCAGGGAGCCATAAAGCTCCCTCAGTCCACTGTGCCAGTATCGTTTTAACAATGGCCAACAACCGCTGAAACCCAGCATCTGACCCATTTCACGGATATTGAACTGATCCCAGCCATAGCCCTCTCTGGCCATTGCCAGCACCGCGTTTGGCCCTACAGTCACACTACCATCAATCATTCTGGTCAGATGCACACCCAAAAACGGTAAAGCCGGATCCGGTACCGGGTAAATCAGATGCCGCACCAGTTGATTGTATTTTTCAGGTAGCCGGAAATATTCACCACGAAAAGGGATGATCTGAAAATCCGTTTCGATACCCTGTAAACGAATCAGATGATCCGCATACAGCCCACAGCAATTAATAAGCTTTTCTGCAACATAGCACTTACCACCTGCCTGCACCCTGACTCCCGACCCCGTTTCAGAAACGGCACTAATCTGATGATTAAATACCACCTCAGCCCCGGCATCCATCGCCAGCGCCAGCATTACTCTGGTCAGCGCCGCATAATCTGTTATACCGGTTTGTGCCACACCCATGGCAGCGGTGCCTGTGATGGCGGGTTCAAGCTCCCTGAGTCGCCTGGCACTGAGTCTCTGTGGGTTGAGGTCATTATCCTGACAGCGTTGAAATAATGTTTCCAGCCCACTTTGCTGGGATTCATTGGTCGCCACAATGAGCTTGCCACATTGTAAAAAAGGCACCTGATACTGACGACAGAAACTCAGTGTCTGTTCCAGACCTTCCCGGCAATAACGGGCTTTTAAGCTGCCGGGTTGGTAATAAACTCCGGCGTGGATGACACCCGAGTTGCGTCCGGTTTGATGGCGGGCGGCGTCTGCTTCTTTTTCCACAATCAACACCCGGTGGGACGGGTAGCGACTAAGATACTCTCTGGCGCAGGCCGCACCGAGTATACCGGCGCCGGCAATAATCAGATGGTAGGACCGGGATTTTGTCATCCATCCCCCATCAGATCGCTGAGATCCCTTATCAAATCTTCAATCTCTTCCTGTAAGTGGGCTTTCTGACGTTCTGAGAGACCCGCGTGCAAATCTGCCAGCAAGGAGGCATAGACATTACGATTATAGGCAGACTGCTCACGATAAGTCTGATGTTCAAACTGGCGCGGATCCAACACCACGGCGTCCATTGCACGACGCCAACGCTCAGTATCTTCTCTTTGCAGCAGTATCTGCCTGGCTTCAGATTGCCATTTCCGCCGGTATTGCATCCAGTCTTTAAAGTTAGGCTTTAACTTGCCGGAGTAACGCCTGAGCAGTTCTTTTTGCGGCTTCGATAAGGGGCCAATCCACTGCACAATGTCTTCCTGCAGTTTGTCAGTTCGTCTGCTGTCGTCGCGGGATTTTTGTCGCTGCTCTCTTTCCCGGTTGCGCTTTTCCAGTTCGTCGAATATGGATTCGATTTGCTTATCATCCAGCTTCAGCGCCAGGGTGCTGAGATCACCGGCAACTTCCTGTAACAATCGATTCCAGTGGGTCCGACCCCGTTCAAATTCACTGAGCCACTGTGCCCGGTCCAGCGGGGTGTGTTCAATCCGGCTTTTCAGCTCTTGCAGATGCTGCCGGTAAGCCACCAATTCCTCGCTTCGGTGCCAATTCAGCCACTGCCGCATATAATCGTCAAAAACGGCTTCCTGCTCTGCATTCAAATCGACATAGTCATCAATATACCAGTGCACCAGCCAGTCGAGATTATTATATACAAAGCCTGTAGAGCAGCTGCTTAAACACAATACAAAAAATATGCTGAACAGAAACTTCTTCATCCGTATTCCCTGATTTGTCACTTGCCTGTTATCTTATACCTTCACAATGACAGAATTGATCGCTATCTGTCCGGTTTCTGATTGCCGGCCACAGCGTTAAGACTAAATATTAAACGCCGGGTTTTCTATCCTAAGGAGCGCAAATGAAACGTATTGCCATGTTGACCTCAGGTGGTGATGCCCCTGGTATGAATGCCGCAATCCGGGCTATCGTACTGGCGAGTCATTATTCGGGTATCCAGCCGCTGGGTTATCAGCATGGCTTTAATGGTCTGCTCGAGCAGGAATACCGCTATCTTGGCACCGAAGATGTCTACAACATTATCCAGCGGGGCGGTACCATTCTTAAAAGCGCTCGCTGTCAGCCCTTCACTACCCCAGAGGGTGCGCGCCTGGCGGCCAGCAACCTTAATCAGGCCAAGGTAGATGGTCTGATTATTATAGGCGGCGATGGTTCCTTCCACGGTGCCGAACACTTGTCCAACTACTGGAATGGCAAAATTGTCGGCCTGCCTGGCACCATAGATAATGATATTAACGGCACCGATGCCACTATTGGTTATTACACCGCTATAGACACAGCGCTGGAGAGTATCGATAAGGTTCGTGACACCGCCGATGCCTTCGAGCGAATCTTCCTGATTGAGGTCATGGGCAGACATGCCGGCTTTATTGGCCTGAGCGCGGCGGTGTGTTCAGGTGCCGAACAGGTGCTCTTGCCGGAGCTCTATCCCGATGCACCTCCGGAACTGGATGATCTGGCTGAACACATCCAAAGAGCCCAGAAAATTCGCGGTAAATGCAGTTATATTATGGTGATGTCTGAGAATCTCTGGCCAGGTGGCGCCACCGATCTTGCCAATCAACTCAAAGCCCGCACAGGTATAGAATGCCGCCCGGTGATCCTCGGCCATGTGCAACGGGGAGGCTCTCCTGTCAGTCTCGATCGTATGCTGGCGTCCAAACTCGGCGCTTACGCCGTTGAGGCACTGTTAGCCGGTAAAACCGGCATCATGATTGGTGAACGAAATCAGCAACTGGTCGAGGTTCCCTTTCAGCAAAGCTGGAACAAACCGAAAGCACTCGATCCCTATCTGGTAAAAATCCAGCGTCAGGTTTTTGATCTGGTTAAGAACGAGAACAACACAAATTGACGACCTGTCTTCCCTGTCGTTTTATTCCGGAAAACTTCTGAACCTTATAACCAGAGCATTTCAGTTAAAACTATTCTAATTTTGGCAACACCATCTATCGAGGATAGCGATAAATAGAAAGCGCAAAAAATTTCTGCCGGTGGCAATCCCTCGCCAATAAAGGGCTGCGGAATTATCCTGAATTTATCAGTTACAAAAAGTTGCAAAACTCAAAACTGCACTATACTTAAACTGAAAACTTCTTAGGAAACAACACTATGCATCGTAAAACACTCGCTTTACTTGCCACGCTTTCCTGTTCCTTCGCTGCTCAGGCCGAATGGTCTTCCACCGTAACCCTTGCCAGCGACTACCTGTTTAACGGGGTCAGTCAGACCGACGAAAAACCTGCACTGCAGGCAAGTCTGGACTGGGCCGGTGATAGCGGTTGGTACGCCGGAGCCTGGGCATCCAATGTGGATTTTGGTGATGATACCAACCTGGAAGT comes from Lacimicrobium alkaliphilum and encodes:
- a CDS encoding glutathione S-transferase family protein yields the protein MGLLVEGKWQDKWYDTRKSGGRFERESSRFRNTISNEPGSEYKPESGRYHLYVSLACPWAHRTLIFRKLKGLEPHISVSVVSPDMLENGWEFDGYPGATEDHLYSLDYMHQLYTKADPQYSGRVTVPVLWDKHSQSIVNNESAEIIRIFNHAFNDLTGNTLDFYPAQLASGIDDINQRVYDKVNNGVYKAGFATTQQAYEEAVTALFAELDKLDRHLASNRYLAGEQITEADWRLFTTLIRFDAVYVGHFKCNLQRIEDYANLRGYLRELYQYPGVADTVNLDHIKRHYYYSHDSINPTRVVPTGPRLTLDKPHGRGE
- the lhgO gene encoding L-2-hydroxyglutarate oxidase — its product is MTKSRSYHLIIAGAGILGAACAREYLSRYPSHRVLIVEKEADAARHQTGRNSGVIHAGVYYQPGSLKARYCREGLEQTLSFCRQYQVPFLQCGKLIVATNESQQSGLETLFQRCQDNDLNPQRLSARRLRELEPAITGTAAMGVAQTGITDYAALTRVMLALAMDAGAEVVFNHQISAVSETGSGVRVQAGGKCYVAEKLINCCGLYADHLIRLQGIETDFQIIPFRGEYFRLPEKYNQLVRHLIYPVPDPALPFLGVHLTRMIDGSVTVGPNAVLAMAREGYGWDQFNIREMGQMLGFSGCWPLLKRYWHSGLRELYGSLNKGAYLRRVQAYCPQIRRADLLPYRSGVRAQAVTDKGELLHDFKFIQTECTLHLGNAPSPAATSAIPIARAVIDKLS
- a CDS encoding DUF6279 family lipoprotein, which gives rise to MKKFLFSIFFVLCLSSCSTGFVYNNLDWLVHWYIDDYVDLNAEQEAVFDDYMRQWLNWHRSEELVAYRQHLQELKSRIEHTPLDRAQWLSEFERGRTHWNRLLQEVAGDLSTLALKLDDKQIESIFDELEKRNREREQRQKSRDDSRRTDKLQEDIVQWIGPLSKPQKELLRRYSGKLKPNFKDWMQYRRKWQSEARQILLQREDTERWRRAMDAVVLDPRQFEHQTYREQSAYNRNVYASLLADLHAGLSERQKAHLQEEIEDLIRDLSDLMGDG
- a CDS encoding 6-phosphofructokinase, with amino-acid sequence MKRIAMLTSGGDAPGMNAAIRAIVLASHYSGIQPLGYQHGFNGLLEQEYRYLGTEDVYNIIQRGGTILKSARCQPFTTPEGARLAASNLNQAKVDGLIIIGGDGSFHGAEHLSNYWNGKIVGLPGTIDNDINGTDATIGYYTAIDTALESIDKVRDTADAFERIFLIEVMGRHAGFIGLSAAVCSGAEQVLLPELYPDAPPELDDLAEHIQRAQKIRGKCSYIMVMSENLWPGGATDLANQLKARTGIECRPVILGHVQRGGSPVSLDRMLASKLGAYAVEALLAGKTGIMIGERNQQLVEVPFQQSWNKPKALDPYLVKIQRQVFDLVKNENNTN